One Echeneis naucrates chromosome 1, fEcheNa1.1, whole genome shotgun sequence DNA segment encodes these proteins:
- the afmid gene encoding kynurenine formamidase isoform X4, producing MSADDVIKAHVKALKEGTERARGLAQTLLNVPYGQGDGEKLDVYIPSTTSLDVPLVIYLHGGYWQFLSKEESGFMAVPLINKGVVVVAVGYDIAPKGNMDLMVSQVRRSVVSVIQQYSHISGLYLCGHSAGAHLAAMVLSTDWSQYNITPQIKGAFLVSGIYDLLPILSTYVNDPLKMTEEVAVRNSPSKLVPQLKLSSSSCHIVVAVAENDSPEFRKQSEEYYKTLGESGLNVTLEDVPNTDHFSIIEQLVDGEYHLTKLLFKMMGKS from the exons AGCGAGCCCGTGGCTTGGCTCAGACTTTACTCAACGTGCCATATGGACAGGGAGATGGGGAGAAACTGGATGTCTACATACCCAGCACCACTTCTTTGG ATGTTCCTCTAGTGATTTACCTACATGGGGGCTACTGGCAGTTTCTCAG CAAAGAGGAGTCAGGATTCATGGCTGTTCCGTTGATCAATAAAGGCGTGGTGGTGGTTGCTGTTGGCTATGACATCGCCCCCAAAG GCAACATGGACCTGATGGTGTCTCAAGTGCGCAGGAGTGTCGTGTCTGTCATTCAGCAGTATTCGCATATCAG TGGTCTGTACCTGTGTGGCCACTCTGCTGGAGCTCACCTCGCTGCAATGGTCCTCTCCACGGACTGGTCGCAGTATAACATCACTCCCCAGATCAAAG GAGCATTCTTGGTCAGTGGCATATATGATCTTCTGCCCATCCTGTCCACCTACGTGAATGATCCTTTGAAGATGACAGA ggagGTGGCGGTTAGGAACAGCCCCAGCAAACTGGTCCCTCAGCTCAAactttcctcctccagctgccaTATTGTTGTAGCCGTGGCTGAGAATGACTCGCCAGAGTTCCGCAAGCAGTCAGAAGAGTACTACAAA ACTTTGGGGGAATCAGGACTGAATGTGACCTTGGAGGACGTGCCAAACACAGATCACTTCAGTATCATTGAGCAACTGGTGGATGGGGAGTATCACCTTACAAAG CTCCTCTTTAAGATGATGGGGAAGAGCTGA